One stretch of Actinacidiphila sp. DG2A-62 DNA includes these proteins:
- a CDS encoding DNA-methyltransferase: MTYTLHRGDALTVLKTIPDQSVHAVITDPPYNSGGRTSSDRTGRTARARYVTAGSAHDLADFPGENRDQRSYRSWLTELLTESYRTAVEHAVAAVFSDWRQEPTTSDALQMAGWTWSGTIPWIKPASRPRKGGFKQAAEFITWGVKGTLDHSRNLYLPGHFIASQPRKDRVHITQKPIEVMRQLVRICPEGGTVLDPFTGSGTTGVAALREGRHFVGIELSDHYAAIAERRLQAELTQDDFILAGPEE; this comes from the coding sequence ATGACCTACACGCTGCACCGAGGCGACGCCCTCACCGTGCTCAAGACGATCCCCGACCAGTCCGTGCACGCCGTCATCACCGACCCGCCGTACAACAGCGGCGGGCGCACCAGCTCCGATCGCACCGGCCGCACTGCCCGAGCCAGGTACGTCACCGCGGGAAGCGCGCACGACCTGGCCGACTTCCCCGGCGAGAACCGCGACCAGCGCTCGTACCGCTCCTGGCTGACCGAACTGCTCACCGAGTCCTACCGCACCGCGGTCGAGCACGCGGTCGCCGCAGTCTTCTCCGACTGGCGCCAGGAACCCACCACCAGCGACGCCCTCCAGATGGCCGGCTGGACCTGGTCCGGCACCATCCCCTGGATCAAACCCGCCAGCCGTCCCCGTAAGGGCGGCTTCAAACAGGCCGCGGAGTTCATCACCTGGGGCGTCAAGGGCACCCTCGACCACAGCCGCAACCTCTACCTGCCCGGCCACTTCATCGCCTCCCAGCCCCGCAAGGACCGGGTCCACATCACCCAGAAACCGATCGAGGTCATGCGGCAGCTCGTCCGCATCTGCCCCGAAGGCGGCACCGTCCTCGATCCCTTCACCGGCAGCGGCACCACCGGAGTCGCCGCCCTGCGCGAAGGCCGCCACTTCGTCGGCATCGAACTGTCCGACCACTACGCCGCCATCGCCGAACGCAGGCTCCAAGCCGAGCTGACCCAGGACGACTTCATCCTGGCCGGACCGGAAGAGTGA